A region of Sugiyamaella lignohabitans strain CBS 10342 chromosome A, complete sequence DNA encodes the following proteins:
- the GCD2 gene encoding Gcd2p (Delta subunit of the translation initiation factor eIF2B; the guanine-nucleotide exchange factor for eIF2; activity subsequently regulated by phosphorylated eIF2; first identified as a negative regulator of GCN4 expression; GO_component: GO:0005851 - eukaryotic translation initiation factor 2B complex [Evidence IGI] [PMID 8336705]; GO_component: GO:0005851 - eukaryotic translation initiation factor 2B complex [Evidence IDA,IPI] [PMID 8506384]; GO_component: GO:0032045 - guanyl-nucleotide exchange factor complex [Evidence IGI] [PMID 8336705]; GO_component: GO:0032045 - guanyl-nucleotide exchange factor complex [Evidence IDA] [PMID 8506384]; GO_function: GO:0030234 - enzyme regulator activity [Evidence IGI] [PMID 8164676]; GO_function: GO:0030234 - enzyme regulator activity [Evidence IGI,IPI] [PMID 8887689]; GO_function: GO:0030234 - enzyme regulator activity [Evidence IMP] [PMID 9032257]; GO_function: GO:0005085 - guanyl-nucleotide exchange factor activity [Evidence IDA] [PMID 8506384]; GO_function: GO:0003743 - translation initiation factor activity [Evidence IEA]; GO_function: GO:0003743 - translation initiation factor activity [Evidence IMP] [PMID 2038326]; GO_function: GO:0003743 - translation initiation factor activity [Evidence IGI] [PMID 8336705]; GO_process: GO:0044237 - cellular metabolic process [Evidence IEA]; GO_process: GO:0045947 - negative regulation of translational initiation [Evidence IBA]; GO_process: GO:0006417 - regulation of translation [Evidence IEA]; GO_process: GO:0006446 - regulation of translational initiation [Evidence IGI] [PMID 8164676]; GO_process: GO:0006446 - regulation of translational initiation [Evidence IDA] [PMID 8506384]; GO_process: GO:0006446 - regulation of translational initiation [Evidence IGI,IPI] [PMID 8887689]; GO_process: GO:0006446 - regulation of translational initiation [Evidence IMP] [PMID 9032257]; GO_process: GO:0006412 - translation [Evidence IEA]; GO_process: GO:0006413 - translational initiation [Evidence IEA]), whose product MSGTESTEKPLEAAATPSTIGTAAQESSNATPASSTAGATTSANSTSNTDTTATGTDSAAAGGAKLSAKELKALKKKEKQAKRAAQKEASGLPPRSDAGAAKSNTSTPNLAPVGSNQGTPRQSHQSHNTGSNTSNTSSGASGQSSGSGANKGDQAPLTVAQSIESNLPLFAHLEPSVPLNKAIASFPSAHVHHSILQLYLQYSTYKIIGSTARCRAMLEAFKDVISDYVTPEGTTLTRNLTSQLSIQIDFLKQARQLSIPMGNSIRWLKQEISKVSIDLTEQAAKEELIESISNFIRDRLDVADQVIMESAAQSINDGDVILTYACSNVVKQALIAAQKSNKKFRVIVVDSRPLFEGKALAKELVENGIHCTYVLINALPYVIQDVTTVFLGANAMFSNGQLYSRVGTAAIATSAQSHNIPVIVLCETIKFSDRVQLDSVAYNERAAANSLLSNISIDPENNVIASPIKDTIQPTNPLSILNILYDLTHQSAIKKVITEVGSLPASSVPVILREYRAT is encoded by the coding sequence ATGTCTGGCACTGAGTCTACTGAGAAGCCTCtggaggctgctgctactccTTCAACAATTGGTACTGCTGCTCAGGAATCTTCCAATGCTActccagcatcatcaactgctggtgctactaCATCAGCCAATTCTACTTCAAATACCGATACAACAGCTACTGGGACTGattctgccgctgctggtggtgctaaATTGAGTGCCAAGGAACTGAAAGCtttaaagaagaaagagaaacaaGCCAAGAGAGCTGCTCAAAAAGAGGCATCTGGTCTTCCTCCACGAAGCGATGCCGGTGCTGCTAAGAGTAACACCTCGACTCCAAACCTCGCTCCTGTAGGATCTAATCAAGGAACTCCTCGTCAAAGTCATCAATCTCACAATACTGGATCAAACACTTCGAATACTAGTAGCGGTGCATCAGGTCAAAGCTCGGGATCAGGAGCTAATAAGGGTGATCAAGCTCCTCTTACTGTAGCCCAGTCTATTGAATCGAATTTACCACTCTTTGCCCATTTAGAACCATCGGTCCCTCTCAACAAAGCAATTGCATCGTTCCCATCGGCACATGTGCACCATTCGATACTTCAGCTTTATTTACAGTACTCTACTTATAAAATTATCGGATCCACAGCCAGATGTAGAGCCATGCTAGAAGCTTTCAAAGATGTCATCTCCGACTATGTAACTCCCGAAGGCACGACCCTTACCAGAAATCTTACCTCTCAACTCAGCATTCAAATCGATTTTCTTAAACAGGCCCGTCAATTGAGCATTCCAATGGGCAACTCGATTCGATGGCtcaaacaagaaatctCCAAAGTAAGCATAGACCTGACGGAGCAGGCTGCCAAGGAAGAGCTTATTGAATCGATTTCGAATTTCATCCGCGACAGACTAGACGTAGCTGATCAAGTCATTATGGAAAGTGCTGCTCAGTCTATCAATGATGGTGATGTCATTCTCACATATGCCTGTTCCAACGTCGTCAAACAGGCTCTTATTGCTGCTCAGAAGAGTAATAAGAAGTTCCGAGTCATTGTTGTCGATTCGCGACCACTATTTGAGGGCAAAGCTCTAGCAAAAGAGCTGGTTGAGAACGGTATTCATTGTACTTATGTCCTTATTAATGCATTGCCATATGTAATTCAGGATGTGACTACCGTGTTCCTCGGTGCCAATGCCATGTTTTCCAACGGACAATTGTATTCACGAGTAGGaacagcagccattgcAACTTCAGCCCAGTCTCATAACATTCCTGTTATCGTGCTGTGTGAAACAATCAAATTCAGTGACCGAGTGCAATTGGACTCTGTCGCTTATAACGAGCGAGCAGCCGCCAACTCATTACTGTCTAACATTTCCATCGACCCTGAGAACAATGTCATTGCATCACCCATCAAAGACACCATCCAACCTACCAACCCACTGTCCATCCTCAACATCCTCTACGACCTCACCCACCAGAGTGCCATCAAAAAGGTCATCACCGAAGTGGGCTCTCTCCCTGCCAGCTCTGTACCTGTCATCCTTCGTGAGTACAGAGCCACATAG